The Deinococcus koreensis genome window below encodes:
- a CDS encoding MarR family transcriptional regulator translates to MTAAPLAMILRAVAGGPRTPAELARALDSSEDALSGMLQTLHTGGYVQEAQPEQEGCACGPCALKSLCRNADSPAPSLTLLKLTARGEVYLGRQRSSSRT, encoded by the coding sequence ATGACCGCCGCCCCCCTGGCCATGATCCTGCGCGCGGTGGCCGGCGGACCCCGCACCCCCGCCGAACTGGCCCGCGCCCTGGACAGTTCCGAGGACGCCCTGAGCGGAATGCTCCAGACCCTGCATACGGGCGGCTACGTGCAGGAAGCCCAGCCCGAACAGGAAGGCTGCGCCTGCGGCCCCTGCGCCCTGAAAAGCCTGTGCCGCAACGCCGATTCACCAGCTCCCAGCCTGACTTTGCTGAAGTTGACTGCGCGGGGCGAGGTGTATTTAGGGCGGCAGAGGTCGAGTAGCAGAACGTAG
- the feoB gene encoding ferrous iron transport protein B: MSAPALPTPLGQSLMPDEAACLDTLTRLQAAREPRIVVVGNPNVGKTTLINAVAGTHLKVGNWGGVTIEKREAHLKHGGRSVYLLDLPGAYSLSPHTPEELVARTALLDEAPDAVLNVLDAGNLERNLYLTLQLMDFQLPVAVALNLVDEARDKGLSVDARALARGLGVPVVETVASRGQGTAEVLSGVLGRASLGIGVRYPAPIEAAVADLMARMGALPTLPPHAHRYLALALLEGDPSVRGRLAATGHQGLLGSADAHLAALETGGQDALIEIAEARYARAGDLARLAVPRAQARRTFSERLDSLALHPLLGIPLFLALVLLVFRLTFSVASPFVGLIGGPLQDTLSGWASALLSWFPLGRDLVVGAIIPGVGTVLSFLPTLLVLYLAMSFLEDSGYMARAAFLMDRVMRGIGLDGRAFIPLILGFGCNVPAVSATRTLERHSDRVLVGMILPFMSCSARLPVYVVFAAALFPRQGSVLVWALYVLGMLVAFAFALGLRRTALKVEGGGVLLELPPYRFPAWKVLWKHAWRRTASFARRARTTVMATVAVVWVLLAIPVVQGKGFATVAPQDSLFGTVSQAMSPLFAPLGFGNWQATGALVPGFIAKEVVVGTLGQIYLGEQAAAPAPLGVLEGARQALGATWDAVRASLQAIPTVIALPSLGTDTTADAKTPLASALAQAFTPASGLAYLVFVLLYTPCIATVGALAQEYGRRVAWITVAYQLVTAWVAAFVVYQLALRLL, from the coding sequence GTGAGCGCCCCCGCCCTCCCGACCCCCCTGGGCCAGAGCCTGATGCCCGACGAGGCCGCCTGCCTCGACACGCTGACCCGCCTGCAGGCCGCACGCGAGCCCCGGATCGTGGTGGTCGGCAATCCCAACGTGGGCAAGACCACGCTGATCAACGCGGTGGCGGGCACCCACCTGAAGGTCGGCAACTGGGGCGGCGTGACCATCGAGAAGCGCGAGGCTCACCTGAAGCACGGGGGCCGCAGCGTGTACCTGCTCGACCTGCCCGGCGCCTACTCGCTGAGCCCCCACACGCCGGAGGAGCTGGTCGCCCGCACCGCCCTGCTGGACGAGGCCCCGGACGCCGTGCTGAACGTGCTGGACGCCGGAAATCTGGAACGCAACCTGTACCTGACCCTGCAGCTCATGGATTTCCAGCTGCCCGTGGCGGTCGCCCTGAATCTGGTGGACGAGGCCAGAGACAAGGGCCTGAGCGTGGACGCCCGGGCGCTGGCCCGGGGCCTGGGCGTGCCGGTGGTCGAGACGGTCGCCAGCCGGGGCCAGGGCACCGCCGAGGTGCTGAGCGGCGTGCTGGGCCGCGCGAGCCTGGGCATCGGCGTGCGCTATCCGGCCCCCATCGAGGCGGCGGTGGCCGACCTGATGGCCCGTATGGGGGCGCTGCCGACCCTGCCGCCCCACGCCCACCGCTACCTGGCGCTGGCGCTGCTGGAGGGCGATCCCAGCGTGCGCGGGCGGCTGGCCGCCACCGGGCACCAGGGCCTGCTGGGCAGCGCCGACGCCCATCTGGCCGCGCTGGAGACAGGCGGGCAGGACGCCCTGATCGAGATTGCCGAGGCCCGCTACGCCCGCGCGGGCGATCTGGCACGGCTGGCCGTGCCGCGGGCCCAGGCCCGGCGCACCTTCAGCGAGCGGCTGGACTCGCTGGCGCTGCACCCGCTGCTGGGCATCCCGCTGTTCCTGGCGCTGGTGCTGCTGGTCTTCCGGCTCACCTTCAGCGTCGCCAGCCCGTTCGTGGGCCTGATCGGCGGGCCGCTGCAGGACACCCTGAGCGGCTGGGCCTCGGCGCTGCTCTCGTGGTTTCCGCTGGGCCGCGACCTGGTGGTGGGCGCCATCATTCCCGGCGTGGGCACGGTGCTCAGCTTCCTGCCCACGCTGCTGGTGCTGTACCTCGCCATGAGCTTTCTGGAAGACAGCGGCTACATGGCCCGCGCCGCCTTCCTGATGGACCGCGTGATGCGCGGCATCGGGCTCGATGGCCGGGCCTTCATTCCGCTGATCCTGGGCTTCGGCTGCAACGTGCCGGCGGTCTCGGCCACGCGCACGCTGGAGCGGCATTCCGATCGCGTGCTGGTGGGCATGATCCTGCCCTTCATGAGCTGTTCGGCGCGATTGCCGGTGTACGTGGTGTTCGCCGCCGCGCTGTTTCCACGCCAGGGTAGCGTGTTGGTCTGGGCATTATACGTGCTGGGGATGCTGGTCGCCTTCGCCTTCGCGCTCGGCCTGCGCCGCACCGCCCTGAAGGTCGAGGGCGGCGGGGTGCTGCTGGAGCTGCCGCCCTACCGATTCCCGGCCTGGAAGGTGCTCTGGAAGCACGCGTGGCGCCGCACCGCCAGCTTCGCCCGGCGCGCCCGCACGACCGTCATGGCGACCGTGGCCGTGGTCTGGGTGCTGCTGGCGATTCCAGTAGTGCAGGGCAAGGGCTTCGCCACCGTGGCCCCGCAGGACAGCCTCTTCGGCACCGTCAGCCAGGCGATGTCGCCCCTCTTCGCGCCGCTGGGCTTCGGCAACTGGCAGGCTACCGGGGCGCTGGTGCCCGGCTTCATCGCCAAGGAGGTCGTGGTGGGCACGCTGGGGCAGATCTACCTGGGTGAGCAGGCGGCCGCCCCCGCGCCGCTCGGCGTGCTGGAGGGCGCCCGGCAGGCCCTGGGCGCCACCTGGGACGCCGTGCGGGCCAGCCTGCAGGCGATCCCGACCGTAATCGCGCTGCCCAGCCTGGGCACCGACACCACGGCGGATGCGAAAACACCGCTGGCCTCGGCGCTGGCGCAGGCGTTCACCCCGGCCTCCGGACTGGCCTATCTGGTGTTCGTGCTGCTGTATACCCCCTGCATCGCCACCGTGGGCGCCCTGGCCCAGGAGTACGGACGGCGCGTGGCCTGGATCACCGTGGCCTACCAGCTCGTCACCGCCTGGGTCGCCGCCTTCGTGGTCTATCAGCTCGCCCTGAGGCTGCTGTGA
- a CDS encoding FeoA family protein, protein MDERTLDQLSTGETAHVLGLDPRHPLRRRLLELGFVRGAPVTVVRRAPLGDPMELRVNGTDLALRQADLRGIRVRV, encoded by the coding sequence ATGGATGAACGAACCCTCGATCAACTTTCCACCGGCGAGACGGCCCATGTGCTGGGCCTCGACCCCCGGCACCCGCTGCGGCGAAGGCTGCTGGAACTGGGCTTCGTGCGCGGCGCTCCGGTGACTGTGGTGCGCCGCGCGCCGCTGGGCGACCCGATGGAGCTGCGCGTGAACGGCACCGATCTGGCGCTCCGGCAGGCCGATCTGCGCGGTATCCGGGTGCGGGTGTGA
- a CDS encoding type II toxin-antitoxin system PemK/MazF family toxin — protein sequence MRRGDLYAVNFEPSVSGEPARTRPAVILTNNLANESLPHLVVAPITSNVSREYPFDVMLPAGSCGLPESSRVQLNYIRGLNRTRIGAYLGSLTPTQLADLDRRLKVHLGLS from the coding sequence GTGAGGCGCGGCGACCTCTACGCCGTGAACTTCGAGCCCAGCGTGAGCGGTGAGCCGGCCCGGACACGGCCCGCCGTGATTCTGACCAACAACCTCGCCAACGAGAGTCTGCCGCATCTGGTGGTGGCCCCGATCACGAGCAACGTCAGCCGGGAATACCCCTTCGACGTGATGCTCCCCGCCGGAAGCTGCGGCCTGCCGGAGTCGAGTAGGGTGCAACTGAACTACATCCGTGGGCTGAACCGCACCCGCATCGGCGCATACCTGGGCAGCCTCACCCCCACGCAACTGGCCGACCTCGACCGGCGGCTGAAGGTTCATCTGGGCCTGAGCTGA
- a CDS encoding RluA family pseudouridine synthase, with the protein MTPPERPHIVLEHPDFYVVHKPARWLTHPVRSAFPVPDVVSFMQQETGEEGLSPPHRLDRETSGAQVLSRDTDAARRFFTLFKTHLVGKTYQAIVHGQPTWDDFVLDAPLGELGLGGANRILIRQAVVPDGRPAVTHFRVLSRRAGHTLIEAYPRSGRLHQIRAHLAHLGLPMVGDKIYGRDPAVFLDFMQTGQTPELTARLGLDRQALHASRLAFPWDGAQVVAEVELPEDLRAYWEGLA; encoded by the coding sequence TTGACCCCTCCAGAACGACCCCATATCGTGCTGGAGCATCCGGACTTCTACGTGGTGCACAAGCCCGCGCGCTGGCTGACCCACCCGGTGCGCTCGGCCTTCCCCGTGCCCGACGTGGTGAGCTTCATGCAGCAGGAGACCGGCGAGGAGGGCCTGTCGCCGCCCCACCGCCTCGACCGCGAGACCAGCGGCGCCCAGGTGCTGAGCCGCGACACCGACGCCGCGCGCCGCTTCTTCACGCTGTTCAAGACCCATCTGGTTGGTAAGACCTACCAGGCCATCGTGCACGGGCAGCCCACTTGGGACGACTTCGTGCTGGACGCGCCGCTGGGCGAGCTGGGCCTGGGCGGCGCCAACCGCATCCTGATCCGTCAGGCGGTCGTGCCGGACGGGCGCCCGGCCGTGACCCACTTCCGCGTGCTCTCCCGCCGCGCCGGGCACACGCTGATCGAGGCCTACCCGCGCTCCGGGCGGCTGCACCAGATCCGCGCCCACCTCGCGCACCTGGGCCTGCCGATGGTGGGCGACAAGATCTACGGCCGCGACCCCGCCGTGTTCCTGGATTTCATGCAGACCGGGCAGACGCCCGAGCTGACGGCGCGGCTGGGGCTGGATCGCCAGGCCCTCCACGCCTCGCGCCTCGCCTTTCCCTGGGACGGGGCGCAGGTCGTGGCGGAGGTTGAGCTGCCGGAGGATCTGAGGGCGTACTGGGAGGGGCTGGCTTAG
- a CDS encoding NADPH-dependent FMN reductase: MKFTVISTSLDPESRSAWMCALAAGQLRAQGHEVTSLDLRATPLPPFDNVQGPGGCYEHPHAALYHAAIAGADGVLLGVPVYTWGLGSGVKALVELTGSSDVERGLHGAWFDRPVTFLVSGGLDHGYLSHGAFAFGLMTDFRCVVNPHFVYATSAHWDAPEVPGEWLAARLERTVDRATDLSARLRGRDYRSVWEI, translated from the coding sequence GTGAAGTTCACGGTCATCTCCACCAGCCTCGACCCCGAGAGCCGCAGCGCCTGGATGTGTGCCCTGGCGGCCGGGCAGCTGCGGGCCCAGGGCCACGAGGTCACCTCTCTGGATCTGCGGGCCACACCCCTGCCCCCGTTCGACAACGTGCAGGGGCCGGGCGGCTGCTACGAGCACCCGCACGCCGCTCTGTACCACGCCGCCATCGCCGGGGCCGACGGCGTGCTGCTGGGCGTGCCGGTGTACACCTGGGGCCTGGGCTCGGGCGTGAAGGCGCTGGTGGAGCTGACCGGCTCCTCGGACGTGGAACGTGGCCTGCACGGCGCCTGGTTCGACCGCCCCGTCACCTTCCTGGTATCGGGCGGGCTGGATCACGGCTACCTCAGCCACGGGGCCTTCGCCTTCGGCCTGATGACCGACTTCCGCTGCGTGGTCAATCCACATTTCGTCTACGCGACCTCGGCCCACTGGGACGCGCCGGAGGTGCCCGGCGAGTGGCTGGCCGCCCGCCTGGAACGCACTGTCGACCGCGCCACCGACCTCTCGGCGCGGTTGCGGGGCCGCGACTACAGAAGCGTGTGGGAGATTTGA
- a CDS encoding M48 family metallopeptidase: MTPAGLEDTSPPVAGVYFDGRSSRDHAATLHLGPQGVALTVPDLGLNRSWASTEISLDPPIPGVRRSLKFPDGGRFETTDDPAISAWERRAGRNRALGGVRWLEQRWGTALAALGLAAAAVALFVVFGIPAMSRQAAAVTPRSVLASFDRETLKVLSSGDYVGPSRLSAARQAQLQQEFRAVTAWAGGGYPYRLLLRDGEPAGQSGGIGSGIGPNAFALPGGTVVMTDQLVALARSDRELMGVLAHETGHVTHRHGLAGVYQALGLTLVTTVLTGDLVSASTFAAAVPAALLRGGYSRAAETQSDEVAGRYLLLKYGTTRPLRDILGRLEKERGDGEAQKPSVFDLLQSHPGTPQRIAHLKAIEDEGGAGK; encoded by the coding sequence ATGACCCCGGCGGGGCTGGAGGATACGTCTCCCCCGGTGGCGGGCGTGTACTTCGATGGCCGCAGCTCCAGAGACCACGCCGCGACCCTGCACCTGGGCCCCCAGGGCGTGGCCCTGACCGTGCCCGACCTGGGCCTGAACCGCAGCTGGGCCAGCACCGAGATCAGCCTTGACCCGCCCATTCCGGGCGTGCGGCGCTCCCTGAAGTTCCCGGACGGCGGCCGCTTCGAGACGACCGACGACCCGGCGATCAGCGCGTGGGAGCGGCGGGCAGGCCGCAACCGCGCGCTGGGCGGGGTGCGCTGGCTGGAGCAGCGCTGGGGCACGGCGCTCGCCGCCCTGGGGCTGGCCGCCGCGGCCGTGGCCCTGTTCGTGGTGTTCGGGATTCCGGCGATGAGCCGGCAGGCGGCGGCGGTCACGCCCCGCAGCGTGCTGGCCTCCTTCGACCGCGAGACCCTGAAGGTGCTGTCCAGCGGCGACTATGTCGGCCCCAGCCGCCTGAGTGCGGCGCGGCAGGCCCAGCTTCAGCAGGAGTTCCGCGCGGTCACCGCCTGGGCGGGCGGCGGCTACCCCTACCGCCTGCTGCTGCGCGACGGCGAGCCGGCAGGACAGAGCGGCGGCATAGGGAGCGGCATCGGCCCCAACGCCTTCGCGCTGCCGGGCGGCACGGTGGTCATGACCGACCAGCTGGTCGCCCTGGCCCGCAGCGACCGCGAGCTCATGGGCGTGCTGGCCCACGAGACCGGGCACGTGACCCACCGGCACGGGCTGGCGGGTGTGTATCAGGCGCTGGGCCTGACCCTGGTCACCACCGTCCTGACCGGCGATCTGGTCAGTGCCAGCACCTTCGCGGCGGCGGTGCCGGCCGCCCTGCTGCGCGGCGGCTACTCCCGCGCCGCCGAGACCCAGTCCGACGAGGTCGCGGGCCGCTACCTGCTGCTGAAGTACGGCACGACCCGCCCGCTGCGCGACATCCTGGGCCGCCTGGAGAAGGAGCGGGGAGACGGCGAGGCGCAGAAACCCAGCGTCTTCGACCTGCTGCAGTCCCACCCCGGCACCCCGCAGCGGATCGCGCACCTCAAGGCCATCGAGGACGAGGGGGGGGCCGGGAAGTAG